Within Xanthomonas theicola, the genomic segment GTCGGCACCGAATGGTAGGGATTGAGGTCGATCAGGTCTTCCGGCGGATTCTGCGGATCCACCGCCACGAAATCGTAGGTCACGCCCTTGGCCGCAAGCACCAGGCGCACACGGTGGCACAGGACATCATCCGTGGAGGAAAACAACGTCAAAGTATTTCGCATGCGCAAACTCACCGCCATTCAAGGCTCTCCGAAGACCGGAATCCGCCGGCCGCATCGATGCCGCCAACACCTTGCTGGCGGTCATCACGGCCCCAGAGTGTGCAACCCTCGCTCGCAAAAGCCAATAGGATGAACAGGGGATCGGGTCAGCAACGATGCAGCCGGCGCGGCGGCGGCGCGGCCGCCGCTCAGTGCACGTCCTTCCAGTATTCCTTCTTCAGCAGATAGGCCAGGAAGGTCAGCAGGGCCAGGAACAGCACCACCCACACGCCCAGGCTCTGCCGCTTCAGCGCCGCCGGTTCGCCGGCGTATTCGAGGAAATTGCTGATGTCGCGGACCGTCTGGTCGAACTGCGCCGGCGTCTCCTTGCCGGGCGAGGCCAGCTGCAGCCGCTCCACCGGCTTGTCCACGCCGGCCTGCTCGGCCTTGCCGTAGACCGGCTGCTGCAGGCCCTGCAGTTCCCACAGCGGATTGGGCATCGAGGCATTGGCGAACAGCTGATTGTTCCAGCCCAGCGGGCGCGACTGGTCCAGGTAGAACGACTTGAGGTAGGTGTAGATCCAGTCGGTACCGCGCACGCGCGCGATCAGGCTCAGGTCCGGCGGGGCCTTGCCGAACCATTTGCTCGCCGCGTCGTGCGGCATCGCCGCCTCGATGTGCTCGCCGACCTTGGCGCCGGTGAAGTTGAGGTTGTGCATCACCTGGTCCTCGCTCAGGCCGAGGTCCTCGGCCATGCGCGAGTAACGCAGGTACTTCAGCGAATGGCAGCCGGAGCAGTAGTTCATGAACAGCTTGGCGCCGCGCTGCAACGAGGCGCGGTCGCCGAGATCGTTGCCGGCCTGCTGGGTGGCGCCGCCCTCGGCGGCCAGCGCGGCGGCCGACAACAGCAGAGCGCAGGCGAAGCAGGCCAGGATGGCGATCGGGCGCTTAGTCATGGGTGGTCACCCGCTCCGGCACCGGCTTGGTCCGGTCCAGCGTGGTCCAGATCGGCATGGTCAGGAAGAATCCGAAATACAGCACGGTCAGCACGCGTCCGATGTAGGTCTCGCTGGCCTCGGTGCCAGGGCCGGAACCGATCACGCCCAGCCACACGAAGCACACCGCCAGCACGCCCAGCATCACCCTGGAGATCCAGCCGCGGTAGCGGATCGACTTGACCTTGGCGCGGTCCAGCCACGGCACCAGGAACAGGATCGCGATCGCCGAGAACATCACCAGCACGCCGCCGAGCTTGTTCGGCACCACCCGCAGCATCGCGTAGTACGGGGTGTAGTACCACACCGGCTTGATGTGTTCGGGCGTCACTAGGCGGTTGGCCTCGGTGAAGTTGTCGTGCTCCAGGAACAGGCCGCCGAAGGCCGGCACGAAGAAGATGATGAAGGCGCCGATCAGCAGCAGGAAGCCGACCCCGACCAGGTCCTTGACCGTGTAGTACGGATGGAACGGAATACCGTCGGCGGGCTTGTTCGGATCCCAGCGGTTGCCCTTGGGACCCTTCTTGATCTCCACGCCGTCGGGGTTGTTGGAACCGACCTCGTGCAGCGCGCCCAGGTGCAGCACCACCAGCAGCAACAGCACCAGCGGCAGCGCGATCACATGCAGCGCGAAGAAGCGGTTGAGGGTGGCGTCGGAGGGCAGGTAATCGCCCATGATCCACTCGGTCAGGCCGTTGCCGATCACCGGGATCGCGCCGAACAGCGAGATGATCACCTTGGCGCCCCAGAACGACATCTGCCCCCAGGGCAGCACGTAGCCCATGAACGCCTCGGCCATCAGCACCAGGTAGATCAGCATGCCGAGGATCCACACCAGCTCGCGCGGCTTCTTGTAGCTGCCGTAGAGCAGGCCGCGGAACATGTGCAGGTACACCACGATGAAGAACAGCGAGGCGCCGGTGGAGTGCATGTAGCGGATCAGCCAGCCCCACTCGACGTCGCGCATGATGTACTCGACCGAGTTGAACGCCTCGGCCGCGCTGGTCTTGTAGTGCATCGTCAGGAAGATGCCGGTGACGATCTGGTTGACCAGCACCACCATCGCCAGCGAACCGAAGTAGTACCAGAGGTTGAAGTTCTTCGGCGCGTAGTACTCGCTGACGTGCTTGCGGTAGAACGGCATCAGCCCCGGCGCGCGCACGTTGACCCAGTCGAACACGTTGCCCGCGGTGCGGGTCAGGAGATTGTCGGCCATGGCTTACGCGGCCCCCTTCGCGGACGAACTCGGATCGACGCCGATGATCAGCGTGTTGTCGTCCTGGTAGTGATGCGGGGGCACCAGCAGGTTGATCGGCGCGGGCACGCCCTGGAACACGCGCCCGGCCATGTCGAAGCGCGATTTGTGGCAAGGGCAGAAATAGCCGCCCTTCCATTGCGCATCGTAGGGTTCGGGGCGGATCTCGGCGACCATCTCCGGCGAGCAGCCCAGATGCGTGCACAACCCGACCAGCACCGAGATGTCCGGCTTGATCGAGCGGCCCTCGCCCTTGATGTAGGCCGGCTGCTGGTCGGCGACCTCGGACTTGGGGTCCTTGAGCCGCCCGTCCAGCGTCGGCAGCGCATCCAGGATCGCCTTGGA encodes:
- a CDS encoding cytochrome c1, producing the protein MTKRPIAILACFACALLLSAAALAAEGGATQQAGNDLGDRASLQRGAKLFMNYCSGCHSLKYLRYSRMAEDLGLSEDQVMHNLNFTGAKVGEHIEAAMPHDAASKWFGKAPPDLSLIARVRGTDWIYTYLKSFYLDQSRPLGWNNQLFANASMPNPLWELQGLQQPVYGKAEQAGVDKPVERLQLASPGKETPAQFDQTVRDISNFLEYAGEPAALKRQSLGVWVVLFLALLTFLAYLLKKEYWKDVH
- a CDS encoding cytochrome b, with the translated sequence MADNLLTRTAGNVFDWVNVRAPGLMPFYRKHVSEYYAPKNFNLWYYFGSLAMVVLVNQIVTGIFLTMHYKTSAAEAFNSVEYIMRDVEWGWLIRYMHSTGASLFFIVVYLHMFRGLLYGSYKKPRELVWILGMLIYLVLMAEAFMGYVLPWGQMSFWGAKVIISLFGAIPVIGNGLTEWIMGDYLPSDATLNRFFALHVIALPLVLLLLVVLHLGALHEVGSNNPDGVEIKKGPKGNRWDPNKPADGIPFHPYYTVKDLVGVGFLLLIGAFIIFFVPAFGGLFLEHDNFTEANRLVTPEHIKPVWYYTPYYAMLRVVPNKLGGVLVMFSAIAILFLVPWLDRAKVKSIRYRGWISRVMLGVLAVCFVWLGVIGSGPGTEASETYIGRVLTVLYFGFFLTMPIWTTLDRTKPVPERVTTHD
- the petA gene encoding ubiquinol-cytochrome c reductase iron-sulfur subunit, coding for MANDGVNDSVNAGRRCFLTATTAVVGAVGAGFVAVPFIKSWNPSAKAKLAGAPVTADISALQEGQRLILEWRGQPIWIVKRSKAILDALPTLDGRLKDPKSEVADQQPAYIKGEGRSIKPDISVLVGLCTHLGCSPEMVAEIRPEPYDAQWKGGYFCPCHKSRFDMAGRVFQGVPAPINLLVPPHHYQDDNTLIIGVDPSSSAKGAA